The DNA segment tgcctgATAAATGTTTGAGTGAATGCAGGAATACATGCATGAGTGAATGATGgcgcacacagtaagtgcttaataaatgttgtgTGACTGAAGGAATGGATCTGTGCATGAATGATGGGGTACACAGTAGATGAGCCTTCCTTAagcagaaatatttgttgaatgaatgaacgaatgtcTTGCCATCAGGGCCTCAGTCCCCAGGCACAAGAGAGGGATGTAGGCAGGTAGGGAAACCTGTAGAATTTAGGATCAAGTGGTATCTGCTGCCTTGAACTCTAGGACCCATTCCCCCCAGTCCTGGTCACAGCTACCCTAATCTTTTTTTAGGGTGCTACGCCCTTCCCCTTAGTCCTCTTGGACATACCACCCACTTTCTAGGCACATGGCTCTGGTTAGGCCTATGGAGAGATTGATCCTGGATGGGCAAATGACTCCATCAGGGCCCTTGAGATACAAGGAGACTTTTCTGATACTGTGAGAATAGAAACCCTTGCTCCTTTTCCTCATGATCTGAATCCTGGCCTGCCAGCGGAGTGAGGATGATGCCACCATGGAGGAGGGCAGACCTTCGGGACAGATGGATCCTGATGCTATTATTTgagcccctggatccagccatacctGAAGCCAACACCCTGACAATTTCTGTACAAGAACTAATAAATTCACATTTCTAGGGGTATATAAAGTggtttgggtttctttcttttacacCCCAAAAgtgccctcccccatccctgtgGATGCCCATTCACCTAGGGCTGTGCCATAGCCAGCAGTGGCCAGTGCACCGGTGTTGCAGTGGGTCAGCACGATCACCTTGCCACCCTGAGGCGCAGCCCGCTCTAGGAGGTGGCGGGCTCCCAGGTCCCCGATGCTCCGATTGTCGCTGAGGTCTTTTTCCAACATGTCCTCGGCCCAGCTGATCACTCTGGGACCGACAAGGGGCTCTCAGCATCAGGCTTCAGGGCCCATACCAGTCTTACCTCCCTGCCCAACACTGCTCTAAGGGAGCTCTCCTGCTGAAAGCTTCTCACAGACGTGGGGCTGAACCCTTTTGTCAGCCACCCAACTGTCGCTCCATTTGCTCTCATGACAGATGTTTACCAAGTACCTTCTGTGTGTCAAGGGACACAGTAGTGAACAAGACAAAAATCTCTGCTCCTGTGGAGCTGacacaggggtgggggaggcagacgTTGAGCAGACAATAAAGCAAGCACAGGAAAATGCAGCAGAATCAGGAGACAGAGAGCAGGAGAGTAAGAGCTGTAttatgtgggggtggggaaggcagaaacctgaaacctcaaggaGAGGAGATTAGCTAGGGACAGCTGGCTTGCAGGAACAGTGTCTGTGAAAAGGCCCTGAGTTAGGAGCCAGCCTGGAGGGGATTAAGGAACTTGGAGAGTATCTGTGTAGCAGATGCGGAGGGAAAGAGTGGGAAGAGGGCAAGGAGAGGACCAGGGCTGGAAGTAAAattcctcaaaagcaaaaaccagGAAAACGAAGTGGCGCTTGAAAGGGCCACTAAGAGCAGATAGGGCTGGGCCAGTTCAGGGAAAGCAGACAAGGACCTTGGAGCCAGGCTGGCAGGTGTTGAGTTCCAGCCCTGCTTGTGTGACTTTGGACTAAGAAACCTGCCGCCTCAACTTCTCCAACTGTAAAACGGGTcgctggggagggaaggaaaaaaaaaagaatgaaatagccCACAGTCAgtgcaatgcctggcacacagggccCCTCTACCTCTCCCGGACCGCCTCCTCGGTGGCACCCTCCCGCTCCGCCTCCTGGGCTGCAACATCGGTCAGGTCACGGGCGGCACGGGCCATGTTGACGGCGGTGGGCCGGGCGGTGACAAGAAAGCTCAGTGCGTCGCGCACGAAGGCTACGAGCGAGGAGAGTCCGGGTCCCCCAGCGCCCGCCTGTAGCTCCACGGCGAGGCTGAGACAGCCCACGAGCGCAATAGCTGGGGCGCCGCGCACCTGGTGGTATGAATGGGGGGTGTCAGGGACCGCaggcacgccccccccccccatcggAGCCCCGCCGCGCGGCCCCACCTTCATAGCGCGTATGGCCTCCCAGGCCTGGCGAACCGAGCCCACCGCCTCATAGCGGCTCTGCTGGGGCAACAGCAGTTGGTCAAGGATCTGTAGTGAGCCCCGCGAGTAGCGGATCGCCTCCAAAGTCATGGCGTAGCCGCCGCGCTCACAGTAGCTCGGGGGATCTGGAAGCCTGGGCGCACCAGGGGCGGGACCGGAACACGCGGTGGGGGCGAGGCCTCCCCGGAAGAAGGCGCGTGCGCGCATCAATCCCGTAGGTTCCCGGGACCCGCCCTCCACATGGGGGAATCCTACTCCACCTTCCCCGCCAAGCCCGGCTAGTTAGCTGCCCCCTTGGAATCCCAAAGGTCCCGCTACTTATGGGACAACTATTACATGCCAGGTTCTGTGTTTAGCGTTTGGCTATACCAAGACCGCCAAGTCCCAGGTAGGCACCGTTAGGCGCCTGACTCCTCCAGCCAGGCTCAACTTAGAGCAAGATCCTAACTCTGGGTTACAAGATTGAATGGACTCTTACTGCTGCCCTCAGACCTTCCCATACCTGCGGGCTTGGGGCAGCTAGCACCTCTGGAGAGACAGGGCGCATTACTAGTTCAACTGGAACTTCAGCCCCAAAGAAGGCTGTGTGTCTGGTTTGTTCACCGCTGTAGCTCCGGTAGTGCCTGGAGCACTGCAAGTGCTCTATCAATACTTGTGAAACGATCTTCCTCGGGGTGTAGGGGGAGGTGGTGAGCCACGACTCTCCTGGTGGATGCTCAGCTGTTTCCgagctgttttctcttttttcggtcttttctagggccgcacccacggcatatggaggtttacaggctacgggtctaatcggagctgtagccgatggcctacaccacagtcacagcaatgcaggatctgagctgcatctgtgacctacaccacagcttacagcaataccagatccttaacccactgagtgaggccagggatcaagccctcaacctcatgattcctagtcagatttgttaaccactgagccacgacgggatctccccTATTTTCATTCTTGAGACTCAAGctgtgccacctcctccaggaagtctgccTAGATTGCCAGCCGACCTCGGCTACCACCTTGAAACCCTCATCAAGTGGGGTGGGGACTGTGTCTATGGTCACAGCATCAGCCCTGGCTGATGAGATGTTGGGTGAGCTTGGTTGGGTGAGGAGTGGGAGGCACAGTCCCTGGGCCCATCTAGTAACCTGAGGCAGGGGCAAAGAAGCAGGGTTTTAATGCTGGGAGGTCGGGGGTCCCACAAGGCACAAACACCCTCTCCAGGACCAAATAAATAGACAACAGCATCACTTCGAGGTgaggtctggggagggggtggtgacTGAGCTCTCCGTGGGCTGGTGGGCCAGCGGGCCTGCAGCCAGTGAGGCACCTCCTCTGTGTCTTGGCCTCTGGGGCGGGCTGGGTCCAGTCCTGGGAATCACTCACTCTCAGAACCGGAGTAGTCAGCCACGAGGGAGGAGCTGAGGCCACAGGGCTGTGCTTTGTCCTGGGGGTTGGCTGCTTCCTGGGAAGTGCCTGGTGGGGTCTGGGGCCTGTCCCTACAGCTCCCCTCCTGCCCCGGTGGCCCATTGTTTTTGGGGGGCTCAATCGTCTCCTGAGAGCAGTCCTGGGGGGATGTGGGCCTGTCCTGGGCCATCCCCGCTGGCACCCGTGGCTCCCCAGACTTGAGGGTCTCAGCCATGTGCTGGGGGCTTTCTGGAACCTCCCGGGACCGCCGCCGCACAATGCCCAGGTGCCCCACGGTGATGGGGGAGCTGGCGGCGGGAACTGATCTGCGGTTCTGGGCCAGCTTCTTCAGGACACTGCTGGCtttgctggtgctgctggtgctggtggAAGTGGAGGGGAACCAGGAGCGGCTGATGATCTCGGTCCGTTTGAGTTTCTGCTTGTCCTCATatgctggggggagagggagggggaggaaggaggtccAGAGCCGCCCTCTGCCTGGGCACCCACATCTTCCCCTACCTCAAGCCACCCCCTGCTCCCCACGCACAGTCTAGGGTGTGGAACTTGAGCAAGGCGGCCAGCCTGCGGTCGTCCTCCGTCTCTGGCACCAGGGGGATGGCCAGGCTGGCCTTGGCCTGCAGTGCCTggtccctctcttcctcctccagcatggcttttttcttttcctgtgtgggggagaaagggggtggggaggggtggtgagTGTCAAAACTGTGCCTCTTCATGCCCTCTGACCCTGGGGGAAGGACGTCCCTCCAGCTCTCAGGATCTTGGTTTCTTCCTCTTTAAGCTGGTGTGAGGAAGGGGCCTCACACTGTGCTTGGTCAATAAACCAGAGACACAATCAATGGTCATTAATATGTGTGCCACTGGGAtccttcacttattcattctttccacaaatatttacaaaacccCTTCTGGTGCCAGGCCTTGTTCTAGACACTGGGGACACAGGAGTGAGCAGACAAAAACATttgtcctaggagttcccatcgtggcacagtggaaacgaatccaactaggaaccatgaggttacgggttcgatccctggcctcgctcagtgggttaaggatccggtgctgccttgagctgtggtgtaggttgcagatgcagcttggatctggtattgctgtggctgtggtgtaggccggcagctgcagctccaattagacccctagcctgggaacctccacatgccactggtgcagccctaaaaagacaaaatacaaaaaaccaaaaccaaaacaaaaccaaaaaacacttgTCTTTGTGGGTGAGTGACACAAAgtgatagggaaaaaaatgggaaggaGATAGGGGCTAGGCAGAAGTGGCACGTAGGGCAGAGGGTTCAACTTTAAATGTGGTGCGTGCGGTGGAGGGGAGGGTCAGGGACAGTCCCCTGAGAAGATCATGTTTGGGAGAAGATGTCTGAGTAAGGGAGCCTGTGGGCATCAGGTGGAAAAGTGTtccaaggcagagggaacagcctgtgcaaaggccctgaggcagatgTGTGCTTGACAATGAGGTGGCCAATGTGGCTAGAGCAAAATGAACAAAGGGGAAGTTGGAGATGGGGGCAAGGAGGGAAAGGGGCAGATTATTTGGGCCTGGTGGGCCATGGGGAGGACTttgacttctattttatttttttggccatggagTGCAGCAGTTTGAcgtgggaatctcagttcccagatcagggattgaacctgggctgcggCAGTGAAAGCagtgagtcctaaccactagatcaccagagAACTTCCTCTGACTTGTATTTTAGGTAAATGGGAGCCATGGAGGGTTCTGAGCATAAAAGGGGTGAGTTGTTTGACTCAGGTGCTTACAGGTGCCCCCTGGTGGATGTGAGGGGAATAGGCTGTGGTGGGCATGAGCCTGGGGACCAGGGTGGAGGGACTGTGCTGATCCAAGTGGAAACTGATGGATGCTGTGGAATTGGTCAGAGCCTGACAGAATCTGCTgacagctggggagggggaagtGGTGGTTATAACAGGAAGAACCAAAGCAGGGTGCTTGGAAGGACAGAGGTGCTTACGTTACTGAGAGGGGGAGGATGTGGGCAGGGCGGGTTAGAGACTAATGGGGAATGTTATGTTTGAGGGGCTTTAGACCCCAGGCAGGGATGCCCAGAAGGCAGGgaacacacagctcagggcacaggCCTGGCCAGAGGGATACGCTTTTAGTAACAAAGTATTAGTAAGAAAACCAGCAATTTTACTCCTAATAATAACCACCACAGATGATCAGAAAAGGAGATGAGAAGAGACGGGAACAGCaggatgaggaaactggagtttGTGTCCCGTGGGGTTGCTGGGGATGCTGCTGCCCAGGCTCTCTGCAGGGTCTTGGGGTGCCAGCCTACCTCACGGAGTGAGGGAAGAGGCAAAGGTTCTCATGTCCCAAAGGACTTCCCAGTGCCCCGTCGGATGCTTGGGAGGGTGAAAAACTTGTTTGCATTATGTTCATCTGACCCTGGACCCCCACGCCGTTGTGACTTAGCTCCACCAGGTATTTTTGGCACAGGTGTAGTAGCCACTGCATCAGTGACAGCAATGTCCTGGGTGTCCTGGACATTGGGTTCTGGGAGTCTGACTTTGTACTTGCAGTCTCAGTAGCTCTACAAGGAGGCACAGGTGTCTGGCCCaagcttttttgtcttttagggctgcaccaacagcatagaaagttcccaggctaggggtcaaatcagagctacagctgccagcctacaccacagccacagcaacacagtgggatctgagctgcatctgggacctgcaccacagctcatatcaatgccagatccttaaaccactgagcaaggccatggatcgaacccatgtcttcatggatactagttgagttt comes from the Phacochoerus africanus isolate WHEZ1 chromosome 4, ROS_Pafr_v1, whole genome shotgun sequence genome and includes:
- the YJU2B gene encoding probable splicing factor YJU2B; its protein translation is MGERKGVNKYYPPDFNPEKHGSLNRYHNSHPLRERARKLSQGILIIRFEMPYNIWCDGCKNHIGMGVRYNAEKKKVGNYYTTPIYRFRMKCHLCVNYIEMQTDPANCDYVIVSGAQRKEERWDMADNEQVLTTEHEKKQKLETDAMYRLEHGEADRSTLKKALPTLSHIQEAQNAWKDDFALNSMLRKRFREKKKAMLEEEERDQALQAKASLAIPLVPETEDDRRLAALLKFHTLDSYEDKQKLKRTEIISRSWFPSTSTSTSSTSKASSVLKKLAQNRRSVPAASSPITVGHLGIVRRRSREVPESPQHMAETLKSGEPRVPAGMAQDRPTSPQDCSQETIEPPKNNGPPGQEGSCRDRPQTPPGTSQEAANPQDKAQPCGLSSSLVADYSGSESE
- the MRI1 gene encoding methylthioribose-1-phosphate isomerase → MTLEAIRYSRGSLQILDQLLLPQQSRYEAVGSVRQAWEAIRAMKVRGAPAIALVGCLSLAVELQAGAGGPGLSSLVAFVRDALSFLVTARPTAVNMARAARDLTDVAAQEAEREGATEEAVRERVISWAEDMLEKDLSDNRSIGDLGARHLLERAAPQGGKVIVLTHCNTGALATAGYGTALGVIRSLHSLGRLEHAFCTETRPYNQGARLTAFELVYEHIPATLITDSMAAAAMAHKGVSAVVVGADRVVANGDTANKVGTYQLAIAAKHHGIPFYVAAPSSSCDLRLESGQEIIIEERPGQELTDVNGVRIAAPGIGVWNPAFDVTPHDLITGGIITELGVFAPKELRAALSATVP